The following is a genomic window from Malus sylvestris chromosome 12, drMalSylv7.2, whole genome shotgun sequence.
cttaccgttggggattccgtgatgaagaatgatatgaccgctgtggtggtggccaggaaccttctcactcccaaagataacagactactttctaaacggtctgatgagttagctgttaaggattctctggctctcagtgtttagtgtgcaggttctgtgtctaatatggcccaacgcctatttgctcgaacccgccaagttgaatcattggcggctgaagtgatgagtctcaaacaggagattagagggctcaagcatgagaataaacagttgcaccggctcgcacatgactatgctacaaacatgaagaggaagcttgaccaaatgaaggaatctgatggtcaggttttacttgatcatcagagatttgtgggtttgttccaaaggcatttattgccttcgtcttctggggctgtaccgcgtaatgaagctccaaatgatcaacctctgatgcctcatccttctagggttctgtccagtactgaggctccgaatgatccctctccggtgccttctatttctggggctctaccgactgctgagacttctcctaagcaacctttgtgaaggctccctcttgtttgtttattttgactcatgtatatgtacatatttgtaacttatcggggatatcaataaataagctttccttcatttcaacgtattgtgttaaatacaccaaagccttcttcgctaagttctttgaattttcttttgttgaagcttgtatgttgaagctttgtgagtggagcatgtaggttgaggtagtgttcccttaatttcccgagtgaggaaaacttctcggttagagacttggaaaatccaagtcactgagtgggatcgactatatgaatcttagaacgccattgtgctcggtcctgtgtcatgtccttcgttagatccaagtactctaagtcttttcttagagtctcttccaaagttttcctaggtcttcctctaccccttcggccctgaacctctatctcatagtcgcatcttctaatcggagcgtcagtaggccttctttgcacatgtccaaaccaccgtaaccgattttctctcatctttccttcaatttcggctactcctactttaccccggatatcctcattcctaatcttatcatttctcgtgtgcccacacatccaacgaagcatcctcatctccgctacacccattttgtgtacgtgttgatgcttcaccgcccaacattctatgtcatacagcatcgccggccttattgccgtcctataaaattttcccttgagcttcagtggcatacggcggtcacacaacacgccggatgcgctcttccacttcatccatccagcttgtattctatggttgagatctccatctaattctccgttcttttgcaagatagatcataggtaacgaaaacagtcgctctttggtatttcttgatctccgatcctcacccctaactcgttttggcctccatttgcactgaactttcactccatatattctgtctttgatcggcttaggcgaagacctttagattccaacacttctctccaaaggttaagctttgcatttaccccttcctgagtttcatctatcaacactatatcgtctgcgaaaagcatacaccaaggaatatcatcttgaatatgtcctgttaactcatccattaccaacgcaaaaaggtaaggacttaaggatgagccttgatgtaatcctacagttatgggaaagctttcggtttgtccttcataagttcttacggcagtctttgctccttcatacatatcctttatagtttggatatatgctactcgtactcctttcttctctaaaatcctccaaagaatgtctcttgggaccctatcatacgctttttccaaatctataaagaccatgtgtaaatccttttccccatctctatatctttccatcaatcttcgtaagagatagattgcctccatggttgagcgccctggcatgaactcgaattggttgtccgaaacccgtgtctcttgcctcaatctatgctcaatgactctctcccagagcttcattgtatgactcattagcttaatacccctatagttcatgcaattttgtacgtcgcccttattcttgtagataggcaccaaagtgctcgttcgccactcatttggcatcttcttcgttttcaaaatcctattgaaaatgtcagtgagccatgttatacctgtctctcccaaaactttccacacttcgattggtatatcgtctgggcctactgcttttctatgcttcatcttcttcaaagctacaaccacttattccttccggattcgacgataaaaagagtagtttctacactcttctgagttactcaactcccctaaagaagcactcctttcatgtccttcattgaaaagattatgaaaataacctctccatctgtctttaaccgcgttctctgtagcaagaacctttccatcctcatccttgatgcacctcacttggtttaggtcccttgtcttcttttcccttgctttagctagtttatagatatctaactctccttctttggtatctagtcgtttatacatatcgtcgtaagccgctaacttagcttctctcacagctttctttgCCTCTtacttcgcttttctatacctttcaccattttcatcggtcctatccttgtataaagctttacaacattccttcttagcctttacttttgtttgtaccacctcattccaccaccaagattccttttggtgtggggcaaagcccttggactctcctaatacctcttttgctacttttcggatacaactagccatggaatcccacatttggctagcttccccctctctatcccacacacactgagtgattactttctctttgaaaatggcttgtttttcttcttttagattccaccatctagtccttgggcacttccaagtcttgttcttttgtctcactcttttgatatgtacatccatcaccaacaagcgatgttgattagccacgctctctcctggtataactttgcaatccttacaagttatacgatcccctttcctcattagaagaaaatctatttgtgtttttgacgacccactcttgtaggtgatcacatgttcttatctcttcttaaagaaggtgttggctaagaagagatcatatgccattgcaaaatccaagatagcttccccatcctcgtttctctccccaaaaccatggccaccatgaaaacctccatagttgcctgtctccatgcccacgtgtccatttaaatctcctcctataaataacttctctgtctgagcaattccttgcaccaagtctccaaggtcttcccaaaatttctccttcgaactcgtatccaaccctacttgaggtgcgtacgcactaatcacattgataagttcttgtcctattacaatcttgattgccatgattctatctcctaccctcttgacatctacaacatcttgtgtcaaggtcttgtccacgatgatgccaacaccgtttctcgttctatttgtgcccgaataccaaagtttaaaccctgagttttctagatcctttgccttacgaccaacccacttagtttcttgtaggcacataatatttatccttctcctcaccataacttccactacttccatagattttcccgttaaggttcctatattccacgttcctaaacgcattttgctctcttgaactctacccttctgtcctagcttcttcaccctcccccgtctaataggatcaaagtacttcttttgtgtgtcccgtgtaaagttgataggagcatatgctcccaaacaactttgagtggagtcgtttgaaaagaagtttctatggcccccttgctcatttaacactgcatccgggtgccgatggagatacagtgacccttgctcacttatcactgtgctcgggccacatagcgcgccacttacgggtgacgccctagctttagcgcgatttcgttctggattcattttcataaggattcgacgtgatcgcCATACGGATTCACATTCATACAATACAGGCTACtggaaaatgaatgaaatgaggATGGGAAGGGGGAAGGAATACCAATCAACCGATAAGGACCATCAAGTGCATCGGATTTCACCAACTTTTCAAATGAGTAAAGTTATGAAACAACTACATTATAAAACCACCACTCTGCCTTTCTGACTGATTAGTTTGAAACATTTGGCTGCATGCTTGACAGACCAATGCCGCGTGGAGAAAGAAGGCCGCGTTAGGTTGTATACTTCATGTCCACTACTTCTTCAACCTCTTTTTGTATATTAttcgaaaggaaaaaaaaattatagtacTTACTAAATTATTATAAGCATAAACATATAAAGAACAAAATATGAAATGCAATTCattcttcatattctttttccttttttatgacAAGTTATTTACTGAAAGCACTCTAACGGGTCATGAAGAAAAATTGCATCATTATGTTtccttaaaagaaaaaaatggccAAATATGAATTAAATGGAAGGCGCAAAATTCAAGGACAAACGATAGCAACGTATCATAAAACAGCCTTGGTGAGGAAAATAAAtgcacaaagaaaaaataaaaactgcatTCAACATTGTCTTATAAAGTTCATAAACCAGTTAGTACAACGCTCTGTAGAAGAGCCGAGTTTAAATTCCTATTTAATTTGAATGTACGAAGAACATGCTTCAGATACATGGCCGGCAAGAATCGTAGTCCTGCAAATTTGATCAACAATGTTTTGAGATTTCACTGACAATTTAATTTGTACTTTTGTGTACCCTTAAGATGAACATTTGGAAAATAAATTTTACAATATTACAAAGATAATGCTTACATTGGCATGGAGTTTCATCACCAAGTCTCACTACAGGACACTGTTATGCAGGTATTCATACAAATCTTAACAAATTTGAAAAGATAAACACCATCAAACGGAAAGTTAACGCAATGCGGGTAATCTGCGGAATcaagcaacaaataaacaattaaaattacaaattgTAGAGAAAAAAATCCAGCAAAGAAAACCcgttcattcaatttttgtgCAATGAGCAAGCTCATAAAAGCACAAAATAGCTAAACTATATCGGAATTCACAGTTTTGGAACCAGAAACAAATAAAACCACCATTTTTCAAAACTTGAGTCGCCgattaaaagaaaaaacgaAAGATATAGGCACAAAAGCACTAATCTATtatttaaaaaaccaaaaagattaTATCTTGTTTAAAACAAAGATCATCGAAACAATGTATCACCCTAGAACCCTAAGAATTTCATGGAACTctgcaacaaataaaaaacaaaaaaacaaaaaaaaaaggcaatagCTTTTCGTCTTGATCAAACCAGATGATTCAAACCAGTACATTTAGCTATTTTCGTGTAGAAAATAAATACAGAGACAGAAAACAATcagagggagaggagagagagtacCGTATAGTGAGTGTCTGACAAGGGTTGAAGGTGGACAAAGGGACCTTGCCGAGAAGGGGAACGCCAGAGTGCGAAAATAAACCAGCTTCATACGATCAACATTGTCAGTACCCTTTACGACAAATTCAGTGGGATTTGAATCTAACAATGTGTAACAATTTGGGACCAGTCCAGTTACTATAGACTACAGATGGTAACATTGTTGAAGAAGCACAAGGTTGTCAAATTTACCATCACAAATTCTAGACTTGCTAATAAACAACCAATGCGTGGTATCTGCAAATCCAGCCTAGCTAACTATCACTTCATAAGCAcgctcttctttcttcttcagcCTTCTTACAGTCTCAGCCTAGATGGAATAGAAATCTTCACTGTCAAGTATTTGTTCCGTTCCACTGCACACCACCTGTTTGATCAAATGTGTAGCTGAAATTTGGAAAGTGTTGGTTTATAACTCTGGCTCCAGGCCGTGGGTTCTTAATAACTTCGGCTTCCTTGCTGTGAGTTCTTTACTTGCTCCGGTATCTCTACTGTGAGTATTTGTGGGTTAGGTAGTTTTTTTCAAAATCTTGCCGTGAGCTTTTGTGGGTTGAACGGTCTTTCTGTTCAAAGTTCATATGGATATGGAGGAGGAGTTGATGGACAACCTTAATATTACCTTTGAAGACAGTTTAGATTTGGAGGAAAGATTTGACAACAACATCCATTTGGTGGGGAGACTAATTGCAGATAATGAACCTTCCCAAACGGTGGTAAAGGAGACTCTCAAGTCAGCTTGGAACAAAATGGGGGTGGTCAGGGTTCAAAGGGCCAAAGCAAATATATATGCCATCACAGTTGGAGATGAGCAGGTCGCCAAAAAAATTCTGGAAGGCAACCCCTGGTTTATCCGGGATTATACTTTTTCTGTGAAACTCTGGCCATCTTTTCACTCCCTTGACGACATTGAAGCGGATCGAGCTGTTTATTGGATACAGGCTCATGGGATACCCAGGAACTACTGTACAGTGAAAAATGCTAGAAGTCTGGGGGCAAAAATGGGAGCAGTTCTTGAAGTTGAAGACCCAGCAGAGGTGGGCTTTCGGGGTTTCTTGAGATTAAGAGTAGACTTTGATGCTTGCCGGCCATTGATTACATGCTGCTCAGTGCCATGCCCAGCTCGGGGCTCCTATACTATCCGATTCAAGTATGAAGGATTGAGAATTTTCTGCTACCAATGTGGGAGATTGGGCCACTCAAGTGCATGTCCTCGTCCGGCGCCACTGTCTATGGAGGGTGGAACTCGATTTAATGGTGATCTCCGGGCCGCACCTGCATCCAGGGCAAATTCTATGTTATTTCCACAAAGAAGGGGAGCAGCGACGACCGGGGCTCGTGAAAACCATTGGATAAGAAAATGGGAACAATGTGATGGTGGTTTCTACGGCCTGCCGGACTCGGAAATGGACATCCCGGCGAACAGATACTTGCAACGTCGGAAGGCGGAGGAACAGGTCAACATGGCAACAACATGTACTGACATGAGGCAGAATTGCACTGCAGTGACAGGTACGTCTGCAGGGCTGGTCTCCCGCTCTAACCAGGAAAGGACACTACACCTGGCAGGGACAAACTCTGAGGCTGGGCATATTCCCAAATTGCGATTGGACACACGACCTGATTACGGGCATATGTGGCACCCAGACAGTTATGGGACCCATTTTACAAACGGAACTCTTACTATTGCTGTTAACGGGCTCTCTCTGGAGAAAAACTGGTGTGACCCAAATAGGATTCCCCCATGGGCCTTTGAAAATGTTGATGGGCTGCTTCTGGATGCGGAGGAGGTGCGGGCCAGGCCCACAAATTTTACTGTGAAGGATTGTTTCCCCCCAGGAACAATTATTTCGGACGTGAATGCCCAAAGCCTGGCAGCGGCGGCCCAGATGGTCCAGGCTTCAAATGTTGATGTCCGGAGGCAGGTGGATCCTAGTGTGGAAACAATGAGGAATGGGGAAACTAACCAAGGCCCAATGGATGAGGTTAATACTCAACAGAAAGGAAATCCAAAAAAAGGGGGGAGAAATGATGTGGAGCTCCTTACTCCacaaacaaaaaagcaaaagacACTGAGACACCCTAACTACGGGCGCCCTTTACATCTCTCAAACCTGAAGAAGAAAAGCTCTAGACTTAGAGGAAGGAATAGAGGGGGGAGATCCACGGCGACCAGCTATGTGGACCTCGAGCAGCAGGAGGGCCAATGGTGCGAGGTGGTGGTCAGCCCTTcaaaggaaatggaagaagCAGAGAGATGCGGGTTGCTGGGCAGAGGAAGTGAAACAACAAGACTTGGATCATCGGTGGAGGCTGACGATGTTCAGCCCCGCCGACAGCCATGAATATACTAATCTGGAACTGCCGAGGGCTTGGGAACCCTCGGAAAGTTCAGGCATTGCAGGATATTATCCGGCAAAAAGTTCCCAAATTGGTTTTCCTATGTGAAACCAAGTGCAAGGCAGAGGTACTAAACGGCTTGAGGGTGAAGCTGGGCTTTAGAAGAGTGTTCGGGGTTAGTTCAAATGGACAGTCAGGGGGTCTTGGTTTGTTTTGGACAGGGGACATAAACCTGAGAATCATTTCTTCATCAGAGAGATTTATTGATTCTGAAATAGGAACAATAGGCGATGCAGTTCATTGGAGATTCACTGGTTTTTACGGGCACCCGAGAACTGAGGAACGCCAAATGTCCTGGGAGATTATGAGGCGATTGGCTGCAAGTTGCTCACTTCCATGGCTGATAGGAGGGGACTTCAATGAACTACTCGGTATCCACGAGAAAGAAGGGGGTCCAGTTCGTCCAGTAAACCAAATAATGGCTTTTCGGAATGCAGTATGCGATTGCCATCTACATGATCTGGGGTTCTTGGGTACTCCTTACACCTGGGTTACTACTAGGTCAGGGGGTATTAAAGAACGGTTAGATAGGATGCTTGCGACTGATAGGTGGAAGGACTTATTCAGCAATGTTAAGGTCACCCACCTGGATCCTAGCAATTCTGACCATGTGCCTATTCTTCTAGAGGTAGATGGAACACATAGCCATGTTAGACGCAGAAACAAACTATTTCGATTCGAAAATTTTTGGGCTGACCATGAGGATTGTGAAGATATTATCCGTAATGCTTGGAACCAGCCGGGTCATGGTGTGTTGATGTTTCAGATAGTGAACAAAATTAAAGCCACTAGAATAGCTCTACTGAAATGGCAACAATCAGTATTTAAAGGGAGGCGGGAGGAAATTAATGGTGTGCGTCAAAAGTTGGGATTCATACTTGCCCAGCCACTTACAGAAGAGGCTTTGGCTGAAAGGCACCGACTAATGCAGCGGCTTGATCAACTCTTGGGTCAAGAGGAGAAGTATTGGAGGCAGAGATCACGTGCTTTATGGGTTAAAGTTGGCGACCGTAATACACGGTTCTTCCATTAATGTGCTAGGAACCGAAGGGCAAAGAACTCGATCAAACGGCTGAAAAATACAAGGGGCGCTTGGGTCTATGATGATGCGGGGATCGAAAGCACTGTGACTCAATATTTTCATGATATCTTCCAAACCACTGGGAATAATCAGGATGATGAAGTGATTGAGGCTGTGGATTTAAGAGTAACGGCAGAAATGAATCGTATGCTGGAGGGGGAAATTTCGACTGAGGAAGTTCGAGAGGCGGTCTTTCAGATGCAGCCATCAAAGGCTCCGGGCCCCAACGGAATGAATCCTTTCTTTTTCCAGAAATTTTGGAATATCGTTGGGGAGGACATTACAAATGCGATTAAAAACTTCCAAGCATCAGGGAAATTGTTGAAGCAAATAAACTTTACATATGTCAGCCTCATTCCTAAGACAAAGCAACCAGAGGAAGTAACTCAGTTTCGGCCCATCAGTCTATGCAATGTCCTGTTCAGAATCATTTCTAAGGTACTTGCGAATCGCCTTAAGGTGGTCATCCCCAAGATCATCTCACAAACTCAAAGCGCCTTCGTGCCGGGTCGTAATATTTCTGATAATACCATTTTAGCATCAGAAGTTGCTAATTATCT
Proteins encoded in this region:
- the LOC126593068 gene encoding uncharacterized protein LOC126593068, with amino-acid sequence MDMEEELMDNLNITFEDSLDLEERFDNNIHLVGRLIADNEPSQTVVKETLKSAWNKMGVVRVQRAKANIYAITVGDEQVAKKILEGNPWFIRDYTFSVKLWPSFHSLDDIEADRAVYWIQAHGIPRNYCTVKNARSLGAKMGAVLEVEDPAEVGFRGFLRLRVDFDACRPLITCCSVPCPARGSYTIRFKYEGLRIFCYQCGRLGHSSACPRPAPLSMEGGTRFNGDLRAAPASRANSMLFPQRRGAATTGARENHWIRKWEQCDGGFYGLPDSEMDIPANRYLQRRKAEEQVNMATTCTDMRQNCTAVTGTSAGLVSRSNQERTLHLAGTNSEAGHIPKLRLDTRPDYGHMWHPDSYGTHFTNGTLTIAVNGLSLEKNWCDPNRIPPWAFENVDGLLLDAEEVRARPTNFTVKDCFPPGTIISDVNAQSLAAAAQMVQASNVDVRRQVDPSVETMRNGETNQGPMDEVNTQQKGNPKKGGRNDVELLTPQTKKQKTLRHPNYGRPLHLSNLKKKSSRLRGRNRGGRSTATSYVDLEQQEGQWCEVVVSPSKEMEEAERCGLLGRGSETTRLGSSVEADDVQPRRQP